One segment of Rhodanobacter thiooxydans DNA contains the following:
- a CDS encoding GDCCVxC domain-containing (seleno)protein produces MDVILQSTLTCPHCGHQVTETMPTDACQFLYDCKGCGELLRPKAGDCCVFCSYGSVPCPPIQQQKSCCG; encoded by the coding sequence GATGTCATCCTGCAGAGCACGCTGACGTGTCCGCATTGCGGCCACCAGGTCACTGAAACCATGCCGACCGATGCGTGCCAGTTCTTATACGACTGCAAGGGTTGCGGCGAGCTGTTGCGGCCGAAAGCGGGCGACTGCTGCGTGTTCTGCTCCTACGGCAGCGTGCCGTGTCCGCCGATCCAGCAGCAGAAGTCCTGCTGCGGCTAG